In Pseudomonas fakonensis, one DNA window encodes the following:
- a CDS encoding cytochrome c encodes MINKKTALICGGVAALAGAVMLGLVIQANSTARSQVADDSVRLSDFKSTDAALVKQGEYVMRGADCAACHTAKSGDFAGGYVIGTPFGDIQSSNITPDRETGIGNYTQRDFFNAVRQGQGRHGLLFPAMPYTDYTRMSDDDLRALWAFFSTIEPKAHKVDELAGMNFPFNQRLLMAGWNWMFFDNKSYVPDPAQSPEWNRGRYLVDGAGHCAACHSPRNLLGGPIPMKALQGGLVGTWFAPNITNDPHQGLGDSSVEQVVDYLKTGSDGVAVASGPMAEAIENSTQHLNDADLRAIAVYLKSLPGNPQPAPAALVTSDARMQRGGQGYEVHCSACHGTAGEGVSHMITGFAGNKAILAANTDTLTSVVLGGARAVHTHTYVTGAGMPAFDWKLSDAEIADILTFARNSWGNSAPAVTAEEVAKMRKQLDLPQQMRASVQ; translated from the coding sequence ATGATCAACAAGAAAACCGCACTGATCTGCGGCGGCGTGGCGGCCCTGGCCGGCGCCGTGATGCTCGGCCTGGTGATCCAGGCCAACTCCACGGCGCGCTCGCAGGTGGCCGATGACAGTGTGCGCTTGAGCGACTTCAAGTCCACCGACGCGGCGCTGGTCAAGCAGGGCGAATACGTGATGCGCGGCGCCGACTGCGCGGCCTGTCACACTGCCAAGAGTGGCGACTTTGCCGGTGGCTATGTGATCGGCACGCCGTTCGGTGACATCCAGTCGTCGAACATCACTCCAGACCGCGAAACCGGCATCGGCAACTACACCCAGCGCGACTTCTTCAACGCCGTGCGCCAGGGGCAGGGCCGCCATGGCCTGCTGTTCCCGGCCATGCCGTACACCGACTACACGCGCATGAGCGACGATGACCTGCGTGCACTGTGGGCGTTCTTCAGCACGATCGAGCCGAAGGCGCACAAGGTAGACGAACTGGCCGGCATGAACTTCCCGTTCAACCAGCGCCTGCTGATGGCCGGCTGGAACTGGATGTTCTTCGACAACAAGTCGTACGTCCCGGACCCGGCGCAAAGCCCCGAGTGGAACCGGGGACGCTACCTGGTCGATGGTGCAGGGCACTGCGCTGCCTGCCACAGCCCGCGGAACTTGCTGGGCGGCCCGATTCCCATGAAAGCGCTGCAAGGTGGGCTGGTGGGGACGTGGTTTGCGCCGAACATCACCAATGACCCCCATCAGGGCCTGGGCGACAGCAGCGTCGAGCAGGTCGTCGACTACCTGAAGACCGGCAGCGACGGCGTGGCCGTGGCCAGCGGGCCGATGGCCGAAGCGATCGAGAACTCCACCCAGCACCTGAACGACGCTGACCTGCGTGCCATTGCCGTGTACCTCAAGTCGCTGCCTGGCAACCCACAACCGGCGCCGGCTGCGCTGGTGACCAGCGATGCGCGCATGCAGCGTGGCGGGCAGGGCTATGAAGTGCATTGCTCGGCCTGCCACGGCACGGCGGGTGAGGGTGTGAGCCACATGATCACCGGCTTTGCCGGCAACAAGGCGATCCTCGCGGCCAACACCGACACCTTGACCAGCGTGGTGCTGGGCGGAGCGCGGGCGGTGCATACCCATACCTACGTCACCGGGGCGGGGATGCCGGCGTTCGACTGGAAGCTCAGCGACGCCGAGATTGCCGACATTCTCACCTTTGCGCGCAACAGCTGGGGCAACAGTGCGCCGGCAGTGACGGCGGAGGAGGTGGCGAAGATGCGTAAGCAGCTCGACCTGCCGCAGCAGATGCGCGCCAGCGTTCAGTAG
- a CDS encoding LacI family DNA-binding transcriptional regulator, which yields MDKTDRRQGMTDVAERAGVSLSTVDRVLNERGSVSDAKRRKVLDAARVLGLRRLLPSAVHGLLRVDLLMVDSPTDHYRRLGEAFERQARMHRSRLVLQKHIWQEKHPEQLLALIEQPRLRRQGLVVVAQDTPQIRDALAAQIAAGVPVVLLTSSLSELAGATYAGIDNHMAGRAAGRLMSQALAGREGEVLLITNSLLYHAHQQRVAGFVEVMARQLPHMPVSSPVQCHDDHPANTRAIDAFLAQGRTLAGLYTSGSGTDGVERALRRHGVRPVWISHEATEQHAGLLKEGLLSLVIDQDPQGQAEAAIQQVLFANGDLDAPPQVKAQLRIVIDETLGS from the coding sequence GTGGACAAGACCGACCGTCGCCAGGGCATGACCGACGTCGCCGAACGGGCGGGTGTCAGCCTGAGCACCGTGGACCGGGTATTGAACGAGCGCGGCAGCGTGTCCGACGCCAAGCGGCGCAAGGTGCTCGACGCAGCCCGGGTGCTGGGCCTGCGCCGTTTGTTGCCATCGGCAGTGCACGGCCTGCTGCGGGTCGACCTGCTGATGGTCGACAGCCCCACCGACCATTACCGGCGGCTGGGTGAAGCTTTCGAGCGCCAGGCGCGCATGCACCGCTCGCGGCTGGTGCTGCAAAAGCATATCTGGCAGGAGAAACACCCCGAGCAACTGCTGGCCCTGATCGAACAGCCCCGCCTGCGCCGTCAGGGGCTGGTGGTGGTGGCCCAGGACACGCCGCAGATTCGTGACGCACTGGCCGCACAGATCGCTGCCGGGGTGCCGGTGGTGCTGCTGACCAGCAGCCTGTCGGAACTGGCCGGCGCCACCTATGCCGGCATCGACAATCACATGGCCGGGCGCGCGGCGGGGCGGCTGATGAGCCAGGCGCTGGCGGGTCGCGAGGGCGAGGTGTTGCTGATCACCAATTCGCTGCTGTACCACGCCCACCAGCAACGGGTGGCAGGGTTCGTCGAGGTTATGGCGCGGCAGTTGCCGCACATGCCGGTGAGTAGCCCGGTGCAGTGCCACGACGACCACCCGGCCAATACCCGGGCCATTGACGCATTCCTGGCCCAGGGGCGCACCTTGGCTGGGCTCTACACCAGTGGCAGCGGTACCGACGGTGTCGAGCGGGCCTTGCGCCGGCATGGCGTGCGGCCGGTGTGGATCAGCCATGAGGCCACCGAGCAACACGCCGGGCTGCTGAAGGAGGGGCTGCTGTCGCTGGTGATCGACCAGGACCCGCAGGGCCAGGCCGAGGCGGCGATCCAGCAGGTGCTGTTTGCCAATGGCGACCTCGACGCGCCACCCCAGGTGAAGGCGCAGCTGCGGATTGTCATCGACGAAACGCTGGGTTCTTGA
- a CDS encoding OprD family porin codes for MHKNNKILPAALLLCFTLPVHAEGFLDDSQASLKAQNFYLNRDFREDAGISKREEWAQGFILDFRSGYTPGTLGFGVDALGMLGLKLDSGPGRSGTGLLPVGDDGRAPDQYSKFGLTSKARLSKTELKIGTQLLKYPTIASSTGRILPQTFQGGVLTSKELDSLTFTYAQIDRTTKRDYSHTEAMSLVNKNRRFSGTPEADDFRMGGVDYVVNPNLSLSYQYGDLDEIYGQHYFGLLGSTALGPGKLALDARYFISDDKGEALAGPVDNRTLNVLLSYSQAGHTLGVAYQGLSGSTAMPYLIGTDAYLTNYMMAADFMETGERTWQLRYAYDFVALGIPGLTFSTRYNHADHANPATFAGEGREWERDTDLGYTIQSGPLKNVNVLWRNAALRSNYQRDIDENRLIVSYTLPLF; via the coding sequence ATGCACAAAAACAACAAGATCCTGCCTGCTGCTTTACTGCTGTGCTTTACCCTCCCGGTTCACGCCGAAGGCTTCCTGGACGACAGCCAAGCCTCCCTGAAAGCCCAGAACTTCTACCTCAACCGCGACTTTCGCGAAGACGCCGGCATCTCCAAACGCGAAGAATGGGCCCAGGGCTTCATTCTCGATTTCCGCTCCGGCTACACCCCCGGCACTCTCGGTTTCGGCGTCGACGCCCTCGGCATGCTTGGCCTTAAGCTCGACTCAGGCCCGGGCCGCAGTGGCACCGGCCTGCTGCCGGTGGGCGACGATGGGCGAGCCCCGGACCAATACAGCAAGTTCGGCCTGACCTCCAAGGCGCGCCTGTCGAAGACCGAGCTGAAGATCGGCACCCAGTTGCTCAAGTACCCGACCATTGCCTCCAGCACCGGGCGCATCCTGCCGCAGACCTTTCAGGGCGGAGTGTTGACCTCCAAGGAACTGGACAGCCTGACCTTCACCTACGCGCAGATCGACCGCACCACCAAGCGTGATTATTCCCATACAGAGGCCATGAGCCTGGTCAACAAGAACCGGCGTTTCAGCGGCACGCCCGAGGCTGATGACTTCCGCATGGGCGGCGTGGACTACGTGGTCAACCCCAACCTGAGCCTCAGCTATCAATATGGAGATCTCGACGAGATCTACGGCCAACACTACTTCGGCCTGCTCGGCAGCACCGCGCTGGGCCCCGGCAAACTGGCGCTGGATGCGCGCTACTTCATCAGCGACGACAAGGGCGAGGCGCTGGCCGGCCCGGTCGACAACCGCACGCTCAATGTGCTGCTCAGCTACAGCCAGGCCGGGCATACCCTAGGCGTCGCCTATCAGGGGCTTTCCGGCTCCACGGCCATGCCTTACCTGATCGGCACCGATGCCTACCTGACCAACTACATGATGGCCGCCGACTTCATGGAAACCGGCGAGCGCACCTGGCAGCTGCGCTACGCCTACGACTTCGTTGCCCTGGGCATTCCGGGACTTACGTTCTCGACCCGTTACAACCATGCCGATCATGCAAACCCGGCCACCTTCGCCGGGGAAGGGCGTGAGTGGGAGCGCGATACCGACCTGGGATACACCATCCAGTCCGGACCGCTGAAGAACGTCAACGTGTTGTGGCGCAACGCGGCGCTGCGCTCCAATTACCAACGCGATATCGATGAGAACCGGCTGATCGTGAGCTACACCTTGCCGCTGTTCTAA
- a CDS encoding L-talarate/galactarate dehydratase, translating to MIESNVYIDPKIAALQPGEATTDSIAWIKLSYTVLPLGAPISDAKVLTGRQKPLTEIAFIFAEIRTREGHEGIGFGYSKRAGGPGMYAHAQEIAPTLLGEDPNDIAKLYNKLLWAGASMGRSGLTTQAIAPFDIALWDLKAKRASLPLAKLLGAHRDSVQCYNTSGGYLSTPLEKVLENVQTSRGNGIGGIKIKVGQPDTSIDFKRVQAVREQLGEGFPLMVDANQQWDRVTAQRFCRKLEQFDLTWIEEPLDSADVEGHAALAASLDTAIATGEMLTSFNEHAQLITANACDFIQPDAPRVGGITPFLQIMNLASFKGLKLAPHFAMEIHLHLAAAYPEEPWLEHFEWLEPMFNERLELREGRMWVPNRPGLGFSLSEQALAWTQHSVEFGKRP from the coding sequence ATGATCGAAAGCAACGTCTACATCGACCCGAAAATCGCTGCCCTGCAACCTGGCGAAGCGACCACCGACAGCATCGCCTGGATCAAACTGTCGTACACCGTGCTGCCGCTGGGCGCGCCAATCAGCGATGCCAAGGTGCTGACTGGCCGGCAGAAGCCGCTGACCGAGATTGCCTTCATCTTCGCTGAGATCCGCACTCGCGAGGGACATGAAGGCATCGGCTTCGGTTACTCCAAGCGCGCCGGCGGCCCGGGCATGTACGCCCACGCCCAGGAAATTGCCCCGACCTTGCTGGGCGAGGACCCCAACGACATCGCCAAGCTCTACAACAAGCTGCTCTGGGCCGGTGCCTCGATGGGCCGCAGCGGCCTGACCACCCAGGCCATCGCGCCATTCGACATTGCCCTGTGGGACTTGAAAGCCAAGCGCGCCAGCCTGCCATTGGCCAAACTGCTCGGCGCCCACCGCGATTCGGTGCAGTGCTACAACACCTCCGGCGGCTACCTGTCGACGCCGCTGGAAAAGGTCCTGGAAAACGTACAGACCTCCCGTGGCAACGGCATTGGCGGCATCAAGATCAAGGTCGGCCAGCCGGACACCAGCATCGACTTCAAGCGTGTGCAGGCGGTGCGCGAGCAACTGGGCGAAGGCTTCCCGCTGATGGTCGACGCCAACCAGCAATGGGACCGGGTCACCGCCCAGCGCTTCTGCCGCAAGCTCGAACAGTTCGACCTGACCTGGATCGAGGAGCCGCTGGACAGCGCCGACGTCGAGGGCCACGCCGCCTTGGCCGCGTCGCTGGACACCGCCATTGCCACCGGCGAAATGCTCACCAGCTTCAACGAGCACGCCCAGCTGATCACTGCCAACGCCTGCGATTTCATCCAGCCCGATGCGCCGCGGGTCGGCGGTATCACGCCGTTCCTGCAGATCATGAACCTGGCCAGCTTCAAGGGCCTGAAGCTGGCGCCGCACTTCGCCATGGAGATCCACCTGCATTTGGCAGCAGCGTACCCCGAAGAGCCGTGGCTAGAGCACTTCGAATGGCTCGAGCCGATGTTCAACGAGCGCCTTGAGCTGCGCGAAGGCCGCATGTGGGTGCCTAACCGCCCAGGCCTGGGCTTCTCCCTCAGCGAACAGGCCCTGGCCTGGACCCAGCACAGCGTCGAGTTCGGCAAACGCCCTTGA
- a CDS encoding GMC family oxidoreductase → MAITRKKADVVIVGLGWAGSLMAEELTRAGLEVVAIDRGPWLDTSTDTPPAVDPDELRWTIRRELLLQPGDYTLTFRNHSGQTAVPTRELKAFQMGKSVGGAGFHWAGMAWRFSEWDFRVRSATLERYGASKLKGLEQVQDWGITYADLEPFYDRFERIAGISGIAGNLNGEFRPGGNPFEGPRSREFPTPALKDSRLMQMYRDSTAQMGLHPFYIPVAHVGAAYVNPLGVSMAPCTYCGYCMFHGCGNYSKSSPQACVIPALMRRKNFTLITQGYVTKIHKAEDGKTATGVSYFDEQGREVIQPADIVALCSFTYDNARLMLLSDIGKQYDPVSQTGTIGRAYNYQTCAGAHVWFEDETLNPFIGAGGLGIQVDDYNGDNFDHSQLDFIGGAGLLTVSREGMPIGRAGLLPPGSPRWGKGFKQTYKDNYQNYGIIFGQGTSMPARDAYLSLDPNYKDRWGTPLLRMTFDWNQNDRNMARFIEQRAVDIGKKMGAKHVHTFNSAAKAWSPYDENSNHTQGGMVMGEDPRTSAVNTYLQSWDAHNVFVVGASAFPTNAGYNPTSTVGALAIRTARAIHEKYQHNPGSLV, encoded by the coding sequence ATGGCAATTACACGTAAAAAAGCTGACGTAGTCATCGTCGGCCTGGGCTGGGCCGGCTCGCTGATGGCCGAAGAACTGACCCGCGCCGGGCTGGAGGTGGTCGCCATCGACCGTGGTCCTTGGCTCGATACTTCCACCGACACGCCACCGGCCGTCGACCCCGACGAGCTGCGCTGGACCATCCGCCGCGAACTGCTGCTGCAGCCAGGCGACTACACCCTGACGTTCCGCAACCACTCCGGCCAGACCGCGGTGCCGACCCGCGAACTGAAAGCCTTCCAGATGGGCAAGTCGGTGGGCGGCGCGGGCTTCCACTGGGCCGGTATGGCTTGGCGTTTCTCCGAATGGGACTTCCGCGTACGGTCGGCCACCCTGGAGCGCTACGGCGCGAGCAAGCTCAAGGGCCTGGAGCAGGTGCAGGACTGGGGCATCACCTACGCCGATCTGGAGCCGTTCTACGACCGCTTCGAGCGCATCGCCGGCATCTCCGGTATTGCCGGCAACCTCAACGGTGAATTCCGCCCCGGCGGCAACCCGTTCGAAGGGCCGCGCAGCCGTGAGTTCCCGACGCCTGCGCTGAAAGATTCGCGACTGATGCAGATGTACCGCGACAGCACCGCGCAGATGGGCCTGCACCCGTTCTACATCCCGGTGGCCCACGTTGGCGCCGCCTACGTCAACCCGCTGGGCGTGAGCATGGCGCCGTGCACCTACTGCGGCTACTGCATGTTCCATGGCTGCGGCAACTACTCCAAGTCTTCGCCCCAGGCCTGCGTGATCCCGGCGCTGATGCGGCGCAAGAACTTCACCCTGATTACCCAGGGTTACGTGACGAAGATCCACAAGGCCGAAGACGGCAAGACCGCCACCGGCGTCAGCTACTTCGACGAGCAGGGCCGCGAGGTCATCCAGCCGGCCGACATCGTCGCGCTGTGCTCGTTCACCTACGACAACGCCCGCCTGATGCTGCTCAGCGACATAGGCAAACAGTACGATCCGGTGAGCCAGACCGGCACCATCGGCCGCGCCTACAACTACCAGACTTGCGCAGGCGCCCATGTGTGGTTCGAGGATGAAACCCTCAACCCGTTCATCGGTGCCGGCGGCCTGGGCATCCAGGTAGACGACTACAACGGCGACAACTTCGACCACAGCCAGCTCGACTTCATCGGCGGAGCCGGTTTGCTGACCGTGTCCCGCGAGGGCATGCCGATCGGTCGTGCAGGGCTGTTGCCGCCGGGCAGCCCGCGCTGGGGCAAAGGCTTCAAGCAGACCTACAAGGACAACTACCAGAACTACGGGATCATCTTTGGCCAGGGTACCTCGATGCCGGCCCGCGATGCCTACCTGTCGCTGGACCCCAACTACAAGGACCGCTGGGGCACGCCGCTGCTGCGCATGACCTTCGACTGGAACCAGAACGACCGCAACATGGCGCGTTTCATCGAACAGCGTGCCGTCGACATCGGCAAGAAGATGGGCGCCAAGCACGTGCACACCTTCAACTCTGCTGCCAAAGCGTGGAGCCCGTACGACGAGAACTCCAACCACACCCAGGGTGGCATGGTCATGGGCGAAGACCCGCGCACCAGTGCGGTCAACACCTACCTGCAGAGCTGGGATGCACACAACGTGTTCGTGGTCGGCGCTTCGGCGTTCCCCACCAACGCCGGCTACAACCCCACCAGCACCGTGGGCGCCCTGGCCATCCGCACGGCGCGGGCGATCCACGAGAAGTACCAGCACAACCCCGGTTCCCTGGTGTGA
- a CDS encoding UxaA family hydrolase, with amino-acid sequence MSHREVSPVIRLDAADNVVVARIEIPAGTAIPGEGVITQQAVPLGHKVAARLIAKGESVLKYNTVIGYAAEDLLPGTWMHSHNIAFGETDRDYRYALDYVPTDLLPAEQRATFQGIVREDGRVATRNYLGVFVVGNCGATVARKIANHFDERRLAGFPNIDGVVPYVHEIGCGMEMTGEPMDLLRRTIGGYIKHPNTVGAVVIALGCERNNIHGFFEQEGLVEGDMLKKLVIQDVGGVKSATDQGIALIEGMLPKADQARRQPVSAEHLMIGMQCGGSDGFSGLSANPALGAAVDILVRHGGTAILSETSEIFGVEHTLTARAATPAVGRKLIERIEWWLEYNRGRDTQINGRVSPGNNAGGLANVLEKSLGGAKKGGNAPLMDVYEYAHPVKTHGLVFMDTPGYDPVSATGQIAGGANLIAFTTGRGSCFGSVPAPTFKLASNSPMYQRMSDDMDINCGQIIDGDKTIAQMGQEIFERLLAHASGEATKSELNGLGEDEFCPWQIGVLA; translated from the coding sequence ATGAGTCACCGTGAAGTCAGCCCTGTCATTCGCCTCGATGCCGCCGACAATGTCGTGGTCGCGCGTATCGAAATCCCTGCCGGCACCGCCATCCCCGGTGAAGGTGTCATCACCCAGCAAGCTGTGCCGCTGGGGCACAAGGTCGCTGCCCGGCTGATCGCCAAGGGCGAGTCGGTGCTCAAGTACAACACGGTGATCGGCTATGCCGCCGAGGACCTGCTGCCAGGCACCTGGATGCACAGCCACAACATCGCCTTCGGCGAGACCGACCGCGATTACCGCTACGCCCTGGACTATGTACCCACCGACCTGCTGCCGGCCGAGCAGCGTGCGACTTTCCAGGGCATTGTCCGCGAGGATGGCCGCGTGGCCACGCGCAATTACCTCGGCGTGTTCGTGGTCGGCAACTGCGGCGCCACGGTGGCGCGCAAGATCGCCAACCACTTCGACGAGCGCCGCCTGGCCGGCTTCCCCAACATCGATGGCGTGGTGCCCTATGTGCACGAAATCGGCTGCGGCATGGAAATGACCGGCGAGCCGATGGACCTGCTGCGTCGCACCATCGGTGGCTACATCAAGCACCCCAATACCGTGGGCGCGGTGGTGATCGCCCTGGGCTGCGAGCGCAACAACATCCACGGCTTCTTCGAGCAGGAAGGGCTGGTGGAAGGTGACATGCTGAAAAAGTTGGTGATCCAGGACGTCGGCGGGGTGAAGAGTGCCACCGACCAGGGCATCGCGCTGATCGAAGGCATGCTGCCCAAGGCCGACCAGGCGCGGCGTCAGCCGGTGTCTGCCGAACACCTGATGATCGGTATGCAGTGCGGCGGCTCCGATGGCTTCTCCGGCCTCTCGGCCAACCCGGCGCTGGGCGCGGCGGTGGATATCCTGGTGCGCCATGGCGGCACCGCGATCCTTTCGGAAACCTCGGAGATCTTCGGCGTCGAGCACACCCTGACCGCCCGTGCCGCCACCCCGGCTGTGGGCCGCAAGCTGATCGAGCGCATCGAGTGGTGGCTGGAGTACAACCGCGGCCGTGATACGCAGATCAATGGCCGGGTCAGTCCCGGTAACAATGCCGGTGGCCTTGCCAACGTGCTGGAAAAATCCCTGGGCGGCGCGAAGAAGGGCGGCAACGCGCCGCTGATGGACGTGTACGAGTATGCCCACCCGGTGAAAACCCACGGCCTGGTGTTCATGGACACCCCCGGTTACGACCCGGTCTCGGCCACCGGCCAGATCGCCGGCGGTGCCAACCTGATCGCCTTCACCACCGGCCGCGGCTCGTGCTTCGGCTCGGTGCCGGCGCCGACCTTCAAGCTGGCCAGCAACTCGCCCATGTACCAGCGCATGAGCGATGACATGGACATCAACTGCGGGCAGATCATCGACGGCGACAAGACCATTGCCCAGATGGGCCAGGAAATCTTCGAGCGCCTGCTCGCCCATGCCTCGGGGGAGGCGACCAAGAGCGAGCTCAACGGCCTGGGCGAGGATGAATTCTGCCCGTGGCAGATAGGCGTGCTCGCCTGA
- a CDS encoding carbohydrate porin — MVCTSTAHAADPFASNSPWALGDWNGARSTLAEQGIDFEFAYVGEIGANLGGGYNNDRSASYSDQYSLGARFDLHKLLGWHDARFQLTVADRNGDNISNDRVGDPRVGTLSSSQEVWGRGSHWRMTQLYYQQAFFDRRLDIKAGRFGEGEDFNSFDCNFQNLTFCGSQVGNWGGIWYNWPITQWALRVKYQLTPELFAQIGAYEQNPSNTQNDNGFKLSGSGTEGAVLPVELVWQPRIGGLPGEYRAGYYYSSSDAKDVLKDSNGQPAVLSGAAYRSASSKHGVWLGAMQQVTREASDASRGLSLFAMATVHDKKTSKVDHYVSVGAVYKGLFAARPQDDIGLALSEVHVNPAYRKNAALTNVANGVDDYDDPAYLPVQQTEYNAELNYGIHLADWLTVRPNLQFVRHPGGVRQVDDAWVGGLKVQATF; from the coding sequence ATGGTCTGCACCTCAACGGCCCATGCCGCCGACCCTTTCGCCAGCAATTCCCCTTGGGCCCTGGGCGACTGGAACGGCGCTCGCAGTACCCTGGCCGAGCAAGGCATCGACTTTGAATTCGCCTACGTCGGCGAAATCGGCGCCAACCTCGGCGGTGGCTACAACAACGACCGCAGCGCCAGCTACAGCGACCAGTACTCGCTCGGCGCCCGCTTCGACCTGCACAAGCTGCTCGGCTGGCACGACGCCCGCTTCCAACTGACCGTGGCTGACCGCAATGGCGACAACATCTCCAACGACCGCGTCGGTGACCCGCGTGTCGGTACCCTGAGCTCGTCCCAGGAAGTCTGGGGGCGCGGCTCGCACTGGCGCATGACCCAGCTGTACTACCAGCAGGCGTTCTTCGACCGGCGCCTGGACATCAAGGCCGGCCGCTTCGGCGAAGGCGAGGACTTCAACAGCTTCGACTGCAACTTCCAGAACCTGACCTTCTGCGGCTCGCAGGTCGGCAACTGGGGTGGCATCTGGTACAACTGGCCGATCACCCAATGGGCGCTGCGGGTCAAGTATCAGCTCACCCCCGAGCTGTTCGCGCAAATCGGTGCGTACGAACAGAACCCGTCCAACACCCAGAACGACAACGGCTTCAAGCTCAGTGGCAGCGGCACCGAAGGCGCGGTACTGCCTGTCGAACTGGTCTGGCAGCCGCGTATCGGCGGCCTGCCGGGTGAGTACCGCGCAGGCTATTACTACAGCAGTTCCGATGCCAAGGACGTGCTCAAGGACAGCAACGGTCAGCCGGCCGTGCTCAGTGGTGCGGCTTATCGCAGTGCCTCGAGCAAGCACGGCGTGTGGCTGGGGGCGATGCAGCAGGTCACTCGCGAGGCAAGCGATGCGTCACGCGGATTGAGCCTGTTCGCCATGGCCACGGTGCATGACAAGAAGACCAGCAAGGTCGACCACTATGTGTCGGTCGGCGCGGTGTACAAGGGGCTGTTCGCGGCGCGGCCGCAGGATGACATCGGGTTGGCATTGTCTGAAGTGCATGTGAACCCGGCGTATCGCAAGAATGCAGCACTGACCAATGTGGCCAATGGTGTCGACGACTACGATGACCCGGCATACCTGCCGGTACAGCAAACCGAGTACAACGCCGAGCTCAACTACGGCATTCACCTGGCCGACTGGCTGACGGTGCGGCCGAACCTGCAATTCGTCCGGCACCCAGGCGGGGTTAGGCAGGTGGACGATGCCTGGGTCGGAGGGCTGAAGGTACAGGCGACATTCTGA
- a CDS encoding gluconate 2-dehydrogenase subunit 3 family protein produces MKRRDALRSMGALFAAAGLAKVGAVELKSVPPETGLNREMLPSPVMSGGQGNVFKGQARATLTAVFDRLIPHDELGASASEAGCVDYLDAQMNGPYGESKDLYLERPLQADESALMGLTISLRTRRDYTLAGLAFIDQHARQLHGRAFAELDGEQMDAILRQLDEGRLDWEGAGSGSRLFEFLLLSVREGYFADPLYGGNRGMVGWKLVGFPGARYDYRQYIDRRGQDLGLAPISLIPVS; encoded by the coding sequence ATGAAACGTAGGGACGCCTTGCGTTCAATGGGTGCGCTGTTCGCCGCCGCAGGCCTGGCCAAGGTCGGTGCGGTGGAACTCAAGTCGGTGCCGCCGGAAACCGGCCTGAACCGCGAAATGCTGCCATCGCCGGTGATGAGCGGCGGCCAGGGCAATGTGTTCAAGGGCCAGGCCCGCGCCACCCTGACTGCCGTGTTCGACCGCCTGATTCCCCATGACGAGCTGGGTGCCTCGGCCAGCGAGGCCGGCTGCGTCGACTACCTCGACGCGCAGATGAACGGCCCCTATGGCGAGTCCAAGGACCTGTACCTGGAGCGCCCATTACAGGCCGACGAGTCTGCGCTGATGGGCCTGACCATCAGCCTGCGCACCCGCCGCGACTACACCCTGGCCGGCCTTGCGTTCATCGACCAGCACGCCCGCCAGCTGCACGGCCGCGCCTTCGCCGAACTCGACGGCGAGCAGATGGACGCGATCCTGCGCCAGCTGGACGAAGGCCGCCTGGACTGGGAAGGCGCCGGCAGCGGCAGCCGCCTGTTCGAATTCCTGCTGCTCAGCGTACGCGAAGGCTACTTCGCCGACCCGCTCTACGGCGGCAACCGCGGCATGGTCGGCTGGAAGCTGGTGGGCTTCCCCGGCGCCCGCTACGACTACCGCCAGTACATCGACCGTCGCGGGCAGGACCTGGGCCTGGCGCCCATCAGCCTGATCCCGGTGAGCTGA